The proteins below are encoded in one region of Paenisporosarcina cavernae:
- a CDS encoding BrxA/BrxB family bacilliredoxin yields MNAYDEYMKSIVVPMRQELVQNGFNELVTAEQVQQHMSESTGTSLIVINSICGCAAGLARPAVIEAVKEVENKPEHLVTVFAGQDQEATQTMRDFFNEVPPSSPSIAIWKDNELAYFIPREQIEGFEMDQVKDHLVQVLNQLNVQ; encoded by the coding sequence ATGAATGCTTATGATGAATATATGAAAAGTATCGTTGTACCAATGAGACAGGAGCTAGTTCAAAATGGATTTAATGAATTGGTAACTGCAGAACAAGTACAGCAACACATGTCCGAGTCTACCGGGACTTCCTTAATCGTCATTAACTCGATTTGTGGATGTGCTGCTGGTTTAGCACGTCCTGCAGTTATCGAGGCTGTGAAAGAAGTGGAAAACAAACCGGAACACCTTGTGACCGTCTTCGCTGGTCAAGACCAAGAAGCTACTCAGACTATGCGAGATTTTTTCAATGAAGTTCCACCAAGCTCACCTTCAATCGCTATTTGGAAAGACAATGAGCTAGCATATTTTATTCCGAGAGAACAGATAGAAGGTTTTGAAATGGACCAAGTAAAAGACCATTTAGTACAAGTGTTAAATCAATTAAACGTTCAATGA
- a CDS encoding thymidylate synthase, with the protein MDQYRNLCETILSTGTTKEDRTGTGTISVFGYQMRFNLSKGFPLLTTKRIPFRLVVSELLWFLQGDTNVRTLIKQRNSIWNEWAFEKWVKSEDYSGPDMNDFGRRAANDPEFALILEGKMNEFCQQIIDDDDFAATYGDLGPVYGKQWRSWAGAKGEIIDQLQNVIHSIKHNPNSRRHIVSAWNPSEVDEMALPPCHTMFQFYVADGKLSCQLYQRSADVFLGVPFNIASYALLTHLIARECKLEVGEFIHTLGDAHLYLNHMDQVELQLSRSEKTLPELKINSTKSLFELVTEDITVENYDPHPTIKAPIAV; encoded by the coding sequence ATGGATCAATATAGAAACTTGTGTGAAACGATCCTCTCGACAGGGACGACGAAGGAAGATCGGACTGGAACAGGTACAATAAGTGTATTTGGTTACCAAATGAGATTTAACTTATCAAAGGGATTCCCTTTACTTACAACTAAAAGAATTCCTTTTCGTCTCGTAGTTTCAGAATTATTATGGTTTTTGCAAGGTGATACAAATGTCCGAACTTTGATCAAACAACGAAATTCTATTTGGAATGAGTGGGCATTCGAAAAGTGGGTGAAAAGTGAAGACTACTCTGGTCCAGATATGAACGATTTCGGAAGAAGAGCTGCCAATGACCCAGAATTTGCTTTGATCTTGGAAGGCAAAATGAACGAATTTTGTCAACAAATTATAGATGACGATGATTTTGCTGCAACATACGGTGATTTAGGTCCAGTTTATGGGAAACAATGGCGTTCGTGGGCAGGCGCAAAAGGTGAAATAATCGATCAATTACAGAATGTCATTCATTCTATTAAGCATAACCCCAATTCAAGAAGGCATATTGTTTCAGCATGGAATCCTTCTGAAGTTGATGAAATGGCTCTTCCGCCTTGCCATACGATGTTTCAATTTTATGTGGCAGATGGAAAATTATCCTGTCAACTTTACCAACGAAGTGCGGATGTGTTTCTAGGTGTGCCATTTAATATTGCTTCTTATGCTTTACTGACTCATTTGATTGCAAGAGAGTGCAAACTTGAAGTTGGAGAATTCATCCACACTTTAGGTGATGCCCATCTATATTTAAACCATATGGATCAAGTGGAACTGCAATTATCACGTTCAGAAAAAACGTTACCTGAGTTAAAAATTAACTCCACGAAATCACTCTTCGAATTGGTAACTGAAGATATAACAGTGGAAAATTACGATCCTCATCCAACAATAAAAGCACCAATTGCTGTCTAA
- a CDS encoding YpjP family protein, protein MKMKLTKFFTVLVAIITFGMVSPDHDLWDSFLDQKEEKQVQSSETKADFATSVYSLAKEQSDIKFGTRIGPVIKEDYYEMIFPKMEEAIQMTYASLHTDQTIQWKVSENPAGGSSEKIFHIYNERTREDLIRFHVRTDLRPKDGYYFNFHYHTWEDNFVSHIDMGEIYWSKNQPPKWLS, encoded by the coding sequence ATGAAAATGAAATTGACAAAGTTTTTCACGGTACTTGTTGCTATTATTACATTTGGCATGGTCTCACCAGATCATGATTTATGGGATTCGTTTCTCGATCAAAAAGAGGAAAAACAAGTACAAAGTAGTGAAACTAAAGCTGATTTTGCAACTTCTGTGTATTCACTTGCGAAAGAGCAAAGTGATATTAAATTCGGAACACGAATTGGACCAGTGATTAAAGAGGATTATTATGAAATGATTTTTCCTAAAATGGAAGAAGCAATTCAAATGACATACGCTTCATTACATACGGACCAAACCATACAGTGGAAAGTAAGTGAGAACCCTGCCGGCGGAAGCAGTGAGAAAATATTTCATATATATAATGAGCGAACTCGAGAAGATCTTATTCGTTTCCATGTCAGAACTGATTTACGACCGAAAGATGGATATTATTTTAATTTCCATTACCATACATGGGAAGATAACTTCGTTTCCCATATTGACATGGGAGAAATCTATTGGTCTAAAAATCAGCCGCCGAAATGGCTATCTTAA
- a CDS encoding YpmS family protein, producing the protein MNKWKFFFFALLFILLIGIGWLFWYIQQPSESTNSIQPSENVKGYTFQVSTTKQDLEGVANSYLQQEFGDAPLPITIKVNNQIQLQTELQIFSISIPVLMNFSPEVSGNGDIILKQKSVEVGKLDIPPSTVLKLMKDSIDLPTWMNVQHEKEQIYVQMANIPTSQNVEVRAKEIDLKENNLLFDIVFPTN; encoded by the coding sequence ATGAACAAGTGGAAATTCTTTTTTTTCGCCCTACTTTTTATCTTATTGATAGGAATCGGTTGGTTGTTTTGGTATATTCAACAGCCGAGTGAAAGCACGAACTCTATTCAACCATCCGAAAATGTGAAGGGGTACACGTTTCAAGTTTCCACAACAAAACAGGATTTAGAAGGTGTAGCAAATAGTTATTTGCAACAAGAATTTGGTGATGCACCATTGCCAATTACGATAAAAGTAAATAACCAAATTCAACTTCAAACCGAACTTCAAATTTTCTCCATTTCTATCCCTGTATTAATGAATTTTAGTCCAGAAGTTAGCGGGAACGGAGATATTATCTTAAAACAAAAATCGGTGGAAGTAGGGAAATTAGATATTCCACCTTCAACGGTGTTAAAATTGATGAAAGATTCGATTGACTTACCAACATGGATGAATGTTCAACACGAGAAAGAACAGATATATGTTCAAATGGCGAATATTCCGACCAGTCAAAATGTGGAAGTACGAGCGAAAGAAATAGATTTAAAAGAGAACAATTTATTGTTTGATATTGTATTTCCAACGAACTAG
- a CDS encoding ABC-F family ATP-binding cassette domain-containing protein, giving the protein MSHFIAQQITKTIGDKTLFHNIGFSLYPGQRVGLVGINGTGKSTLLHVLTHPEEADAISLDTPSRFRISYLPQEPLLDDTLTVLEAVFEGDSPLLRLNRKYENSLKLVQEETENEEQLNRLVSLQAQMEDNRAWDLNAYAKTALTKLGIQNFSQRISELSGGERKRVALAQVLLEESDLLLLDEPTNHLDVDGIKWLQETLATKSGSILFITHDRYFLDAVCTSIFELENGQLTEFTGDYSSYVEQKAQLEATQQVSEHKQAQLYKAELAWMRKGAKARTTKQKARIDRFETLQDNMPVTSSETLDIGLVASRLGNKVIEGHHIAKSFGSNYIVRDFSFLLQKRDRIGIVGLNGVGKSTLMKLLEGSEPLDAGTIEKGSTVSIAYFDQHVPAMNENVRMIEYIRSISNEISTENGERLSATQMLERFLFPTSVHGTYIHKLSGGERKRLYLLSLLMSQPNVLLLDEPTNDLDIKTLSVLEGFLEEFSGVVIVISHDRYFLDRIANQLWILDGNGNVVISSKQYTTYLEERLEKQPETMSKAVSVFKEVEKSPNEKKKKLSYHEKKEWETIEQEIEEMEVSIAHLHEALNNAGADYDKTVEYSKEIDRLELSLEEKMERWSYLQEIVES; this is encoded by the coding sequence ATGAGTCATTTTATCGCACAACAGATAACAAAAACAATCGGAGATAAAACGTTATTTCACAACATAGGATTTTCGTTATATCCTGGTCAACGAGTTGGCTTGGTTGGGATTAATGGTACTGGAAAAAGTACACTTCTTCACGTATTAACACACCCGGAAGAAGCAGATGCCATATCACTAGACACTCCTTCGCGATTTCGAATCTCCTATTTACCACAAGAACCATTATTAGATGATACATTAACCGTGTTAGAAGCTGTTTTTGAAGGGGATAGCCCTTTACTTCGTCTAAACAGAAAGTACGAAAATTCACTTAAATTAGTGCAAGAAGAGACGGAAAATGAAGAACAATTAAATCGATTGGTTTCGCTTCAGGCACAGATGGAAGACAATCGAGCCTGGGACTTAAATGCCTACGCAAAAACTGCCTTAACTAAATTAGGAATTCAGAACTTTTCACAACGTATTTCTGAACTCTCGGGAGGGGAGAGAAAGCGTGTCGCACTTGCGCAAGTTTTGTTAGAAGAAAGCGATTTGTTGCTTTTAGATGAACCTACCAACCATTTAGATGTAGATGGCATTAAATGGCTTCAAGAAACGTTAGCAACAAAGAGTGGAAGTATTCTTTTCATCACCCATGATCGATATTTTTTAGATGCTGTATGTACGTCCATTTTTGAATTAGAAAATGGACAGCTTACAGAATTTACAGGTGACTATAGTTCATATGTAGAACAAAAAGCCCAACTAGAAGCAACTCAACAAGTTTCTGAACATAAACAAGCACAATTATATAAGGCAGAACTTGCTTGGATGCGAAAAGGAGCAAAAGCAAGAACAACCAAACAAAAGGCACGTATTGACCGATTCGAGACGCTGCAAGACAACATGCCTGTTACTTCTTCCGAGACCTTAGATATTGGGTTAGTAGCTAGCCGTTTAGGTAATAAGGTTATTGAGGGACATCATATAGCAAAATCTTTCGGTAGTAATTATATTGTTCGTGATTTTTCTTTCTTATTACAGAAACGAGATCGAATTGGAATTGTAGGATTAAACGGAGTCGGTAAAAGTACGTTAATGAAACTATTAGAAGGCTCAGAACCTTTGGATGCTGGAACAATCGAAAAAGGCTCAACTGTAAGTATAGCTTATTTCGATCAGCATGTTCCTGCGATGAATGAAAATGTTCGCATGATAGAGTATATCCGATCGATTTCAAATGAAATATCCACAGAAAATGGAGAACGTCTATCCGCAACTCAGATGCTGGAACGGTTTTTATTCCCAACATCTGTTCACGGAACGTATATCCATAAATTATCTGGTGGAGAAAGAAAACGCTTGTACTTGCTTAGTTTGCTAATGAGTCAACCGAATGTTTTGCTCTTAGATGAGCCAACAAACGATTTGGACATTAAAACTCTCTCTGTCTTGGAAGGATTTTTAGAGGAGTTTTCTGGCGTTGTCATTGTGATATCCCACGATCGTTATTTTTTAGATCGAATTGCGAACCAGTTATGGATTCTCGATGGAAATGGAAACGTTGTAATAAGTTCGAAGCAATACACAACCTATTTAGAAGAACGACTGGAAAAACAACCCGAAACTATGAGTAAAGCTGTTTCTGTATTCAAGGAGGTAGAAAAGTCTCCTAATGAGAAAAAGAAAAAGCTTTCGTACCATGAAAAAAAAGAGTGGGAAACGATTGAACAAGAGATCGAGGAGATGGAAGTTTCCATTGCTCATCTGCACGAAGCTTTAAATAACGCGGGGGCAGATTATGATAAGACAGTTGAGTACTCAAAAGAAATCGACAGACTTGAACTATCATTAGAGGAAAAAATGGAGCGATGGTCTTATCTGCAAGAAATAGTAGAGTCATGA
- a CDS encoding YozE family protein, producing MNKSFYQFVLTFRGAKTSEGVFAEAMFEDLSFPKQSRSFSEVSRYIEELADERLSASQFDALWSKYQERI from the coding sequence ATGAATAAATCATTTTACCAATTTGTACTGACTTTTCGAGGGGCGAAAACGTCCGAAGGTGTATTTGCAGAAGCTATGTTTGAGGACTTGTCCTTTCCAAAACAATCCAGATCATTTTCTGAAGTCTCGAGGTACATCGAAGAATTAGCAGATGAGCGATTGTCTGCTTCTCAATTCGATGCATTATGGAGTAAATATCAGGAAAGAATATGA
- the deoD gene encoding purine-nucleoside phosphorylase — protein MSVHINAKKGDIADTILLPGDPLRAKYIAETFLEDVTLYNEVRNMFGYTGTYKGKRISVQGTGMGVPSISIYVTELMQEYDVQKLIRVGTCGAIQKDVKVRDVIIAQGASTDSKMNEIIFNGVNYAPIADFDLLLKAYNAGKEKGLNLKVGNVFTEDVFYNEHAEHEKWAQYGVLALEMESSALYTLAAKFGRQALSILTVSDHLLTGEVTSSEERQLTFNDMIIVALEAAIQE, from the coding sequence ATGAGTGTTCACATTAATGCAAAAAAAGGCGATATCGCTGATACGATTTTATTACCAGGAGATCCACTACGTGCAAAATATATTGCTGAGACGTTTTTAGAAGACGTAACTTTATATAACGAAGTTCGTAATATGTTTGGTTACACGGGTACATACAAAGGAAAACGTATTTCGGTTCAAGGTACTGGAATGGGTGTTCCTTCTATCTCGATTTACGTTACAGAACTTATGCAAGAATATGATGTTCAAAAACTCATTCGCGTAGGGACTTGTGGAGCGATACAAAAGGATGTTAAAGTTCGCGATGTTATCATCGCACAAGGAGCTTCTACGGATTCAAAAATGAACGAAATTATTTTTAACGGGGTTAATTACGCACCTATTGCTGATTTTGATCTTTTATTGAAAGCGTACAACGCTGGAAAAGAAAAAGGATTAAATTTAAAAGTAGGAAATGTCTTCACGGAAGATGTTTTCTATAATGAACACGCTGAACATGAGAAGTGGGCACAGTACGGTGTATTAGCGTTAGAGATGGAATCTTCTGCACTTTATACATTAGCAGCAAAATTTGGTCGTCAAGCGTTATCCATTTTAACAGTTAGTGATCACTTATTAACTGGGGAAGTCACTTCTTCAGAAGAACGTCAATTAACGTTTAATGATATGATTATTGTTGCGTTAGAAGCAGCTATTCAAGAATAG
- a CDS encoding DegV family protein, giving the protein MKTIRIVTDSTAELRKKQIEELQIEVVPLSIQLDGKTYTDKVDLDSENFLTLMEQSSELPKSSQPAVGVFQEMYDRIGSNGETIISIHMTGGMSGTVKSAQAAADMSSSNIHVVDSQFISYALSFQVIEAATMAKNGSTEKEILERLQQLQNNTHLFVVVDTLENLVKGGRIGKGKAMVGSLLNIKPIAALIDGVYTPVAKARSHKQVVQYLIKQFDQHITGKTLKHIGISHASGYNMMNPLLEKLKERGVTNIATDFTNPIISTHTGIGAIGFMYTVE; this is encoded by the coding sequence ATTAAAACGATAAGAATCGTCACGGATTCAACAGCTGAACTGAGGAAAAAACAAATAGAGGAATTACAAATTGAAGTTGTACCCTTAAGCATTCAATTAGATGGAAAAACATATACAGATAAAGTTGATCTTGATAGTGAAAACTTTTTAACGTTAATGGAGCAGTCTTCTGAACTACCAAAGAGTTCGCAGCCAGCTGTAGGAGTTTTTCAAGAAATGTATGATCGAATTGGATCAAATGGAGAGACAATTATCTCAATTCATATGACTGGTGGAATGAGTGGGACTGTAAAATCCGCACAAGCTGCTGCTGATATGAGTTCATCAAACATACATGTTGTCGATTCGCAGTTTATATCTTATGCTTTATCCTTTCAAGTAATAGAAGCAGCAACTATGGCTAAGAATGGTTCGACAGAAAAAGAAATTCTGGAACGTCTTCAGCAACTACAAAATAATACACATTTATTTGTAGTAGTTGATACGCTAGAAAACCTTGTAAAGGGTGGTAGAATAGGGAAGGGCAAAGCGATGGTAGGGTCTCTTTTAAACATTAAACCAATTGCTGCCTTAATTGATGGAGTATACACACCAGTAGCGAAAGCTCGGAGTCATAAACAAGTTGTTCAATATTTAATCAAACAATTTGATCAGCATATCACAGGAAAAACACTCAAGCATATTGGAATATCTCATGCCTCTGGTTATAACATGATGAATCCGCTTCTGGAAAAGCTAAAAGAAAGAGGCGTGACAAATATTGCAACCGATTTTACAAATCCTATCATTAGTACACATACAGGAATAGGTGCTATTGGATTTATGTATACGGTAGAATAG
- a CDS encoding class I SAM-dependent methyltransferase → MTILTTSGRPTSQEIVTAKTFSEQLSIPYIDRNKRTLKQLFDQYNQAMLVLSKNQWDFYEDAEKDPFFFHPSSAMFRLKRIKRGENDPFIESCNLTSGMRFFDCTLGFASDALLASYVVGEKGKVVGCEEHKERAFVLKEAICHGFSPYQDFLQEIPPITIYGETAEAKLAVCEDNSFDVVYLDPMFDETIHESANMNPLRNGIIRSKISDNWIHEAKRVASKRVVMKGHFSSNDFVKYGFQQHIRPNTKFHYGVWKK, encoded by the coding sequence ATGACCATTCTTACGACTTCAGGAAGGCCTACTTCCCAGGAAATTGTAACGGCAAAAACATTCTCGGAACAACTTAGTATTCCTTACATTGATCGTAACAAGCGAACGTTAAAACAATTATTTGACCAATATAATCAAGCGATGCTCGTTTTATCTAAAAATCAATGGGACTTTTATGAAGATGCAGAGAAAGATCCGTTCTTTTTCCATCCTAGCTCCGCCATGTTCCGTTTAAAAAGGATTAAACGAGGAGAAAATGATCCTTTTATTGAAAGTTGCAATTTAACAAGCGGGATGCGTTTTTTTGATTGTACATTAGGGTTTGCTTCAGATGCCTTACTGGCGTCATATGTAGTGGGAGAAAAAGGAAAAGTTGTTGGATGTGAAGAGCATAAAGAGCGAGCATTTGTGTTAAAAGAAGCAATTTGTCACGGCTTTTCACCTTATCAAGACTTTTTACAGGAGATTCCTCCAATAACTATTTATGGAGAAACTGCGGAAGCAAAACTTGCTGTTTGTGAGGATAATTCATTCGATGTTGTTTACCTAGACCCAATGTTTGATGAAACGATTCATGAATCGGCTAACATGAACCCATTACGAAATGGCATCATTCGGTCCAAAATATCGGACAACTGGATACATGAAGCGAAGAGAGTGGCATCCAAAAGGGTTGTGATGAAAGGACACTTTTCGTCAAATGACTTTGTGAAATATGGATTCCAACAACATATACGGCCGAACACGAAATTTCATTATGGGGTGTGGAAAAAATAA
- a CDS encoding GDSL-type esterase/lipase family protein codes for MKNLTYILFLPFILLTLTSCSQSENVPEFAAHKHQLSNYSFEATFIPDKVKIVGIGDSLTQGVGDEQKKEGYFGRITEKLAEVEGVESLEAVNVGKRGRRSDQLLEYLETAEGQEAIKDANMIFMTIGGNDVMKIVKENLFNLRVQYFYEELPFYKNRYTSIVQEIRKKNPSAPIIFIGIYNPFTVVTDERSEFQEIVERWNDEMQNVASSDANGCFVSIEELFRSDSKLVYHTDFFHPNSKGYDDITSAIWSQLQLCGLKEITNGEMQIRR; via the coding sequence GTGAAAAATTTAACATATATACTCTTTCTCCCATTTATCTTGCTTACTCTCACTAGTTGTAGTCAATCAGAAAACGTCCCGGAATTTGCTGCACACAAACACCAATTATCGAATTATTCATTTGAAGCGACATTCATTCCAGACAAAGTAAAGATTGTAGGAATTGGAGATTCACTTACGCAAGGTGTTGGAGATGAACAGAAAAAAGAAGGATATTTCGGGCGCATCACGGAGAAACTAGCTGAAGTAGAAGGAGTAGAATCGTTAGAGGCAGTAAATGTGGGAAAAAGAGGAAGACGTAGCGATCAATTACTTGAGTATTTAGAAACGGCAGAAGGCCAAGAGGCGATAAAAGACGCAAACATGATATTTATGACAATTGGCGGAAACGACGTTATGAAAATTGTGAAAGAAAACTTATTTAACTTACGAGTTCAATACTTTTATGAGGAGTTACCATTCTATAAAAATCGTTATACAAGTATTGTTCAAGAAATTCGTAAAAAGAATCCCTCAGCTCCTATTATTTTTATTGGCATCTACAATCCATTTACAGTTGTGACGGATGAGAGAAGTGAATTTCAAGAAATTGTAGAGCGATGGAATGATGAAATGCAAAATGTCGCTTCTTCTGACGCGAATGGTTGCTTTGTTTCAATTGAAGAATTGTTTCGTTCCGACTCAAAACTTGTGTATCATACGGATTTTTTCCATCCTAATAGTAAAGGCTATGATGATATTACCTCTGCAATATGGAGTCAATTACAGTTATGCGGTTTAAAGGAAATAACAAACGGGGAAATGCAAATTAGGAGGTAA
- a CDS encoding dihydrofolate reductase translates to MISLIVAHDPNRVIGRENKMPWHIPEDLAYFKKMTLNKPVIMGRKTFESIGRALPNRENIVVTRNKELVIPHVKVVHSLQDAVETAEKMEKEVMVIGGEQIFRFALPLADRLYITFIQTSFTGDTYFPAYGDEWKLVSKSQDFLSTEGIPYTFLVYEKEKNQ, encoded by the coding sequence ATGATTTCTTTAATTGTAGCGCATGATCCGAATAGAGTGATTGGTAGAGAGAACAAAATGCCTTGGCATATTCCGGAGGATTTAGCTTACTTTAAAAAAATGACCTTGAATAAACCCGTCATTATGGGAAGAAAAACGTTTGAATCTATTGGAAGAGCGCTACCGAATCGTGAGAATATAGTTGTGACAAGAAATAAAGAATTAGTTATTCCACACGTTAAAGTTGTTCACAGCCTTCAAGACGCCGTAGAAACAGCAGAAAAGATGGAAAAAGAAGTAATGGTGATTGGTGGAGAACAAATATTTCGTTTTGCTTTACCTCTTGCTGATCGATTATACATTACTTTTATCCAAACTAGCTTTACGGGTGATACATATTTCCCGGCATATGGTGACGAGTGGAAGTTGGTTTCAAAATCACAGGACTTTCTTTCAACTGAAGGAATACCCTATACTTTTTTAGTGTATGAAAAGGAAAAAAATCAATAG
- the msrA gene encoding peptide-methionine (S)-S-oxide reductase MsrA codes for MQKEIATFAGGCFWCMVKPFDQFEGIHRVVSGYTGGHTVNPTYKEVCSNQTGHKEAVQIEFDPELFSYEKLVELFWQQIDPTDAGGQFFDRGDSYTTAIFVHNENQRKIAEASKNRLEASGKFSKPIVTPILDAKEFYPAEEEHQQYYQKNPAHYNRYHVGSGRAGFTDKMWGGNK; via the coding sequence ATGCAAAAAGAAATCGCGACATTTGCAGGTGGATGCTTTTGGTGTATGGTGAAACCTTTCGACCAGTTTGAAGGTATTCATCGTGTAGTATCTGGCTATACAGGTGGACATACAGTTAATCCAACTTATAAAGAAGTATGCTCCAATCAAACAGGCCACAAGGAAGCTGTGCAAATCGAATTTGATCCAGAACTCTTTTCATATGAAAAATTAGTGGAATTATTTTGGCAACAAATCGATCCTACAGATGCGGGAGGTCAATTCTTTGATCGAGGAGATTCATATACGACCGCAATATTTGTTCATAATGAGAACCAACGAAAGATTGCGGAAGCTTCCAAAAATCGCTTGGAAGCGAGTGGAAAGTTTTCAAAACCAATTGTAACCCCTATTCTCGATGCGAAAGAATTTTATCCAGCTGAAGAGGAGCATCAGCAGTATTACCAAAAAAACCCAGCGCATTACAATCGTTACCATGTTGGCAGTGGACGTGCAGGTTTTACAGATAAAATGTGGGGAGGCAATAAATAA
- a CDS encoding conserved virulence factor C family protein, whose translation MKIVTIEPTPSPNTMKIVLDTELPFGKSYTYTSESIESFPELAQFILSIDGVKSIFHVADFFAVERNAKKDWETIIREIQEVERTDKSESSYKEQVDEHFGEVQVHVQQFKNIPLQVKVFDQSSEHRIGLDQRFIEAMNEVHDPEEENYLLQRQWKDFGIRYGSKEQIATEVKEEIETIYTSDKLSQIIQSVLQPKEAQEMERVKVTIEDFKQDEWKERFRLLDSIKTPDISDLDLLQIALQDNQMAIRRLAVVYIGMLSDPKVVPLLELALKDKSAAVRRTAGDCMSDIGFPEFEKAMQLALFDKSKIVRWRAAMFLYETGTEDSLQSLENAKNDAEYEVKLQVRMALARIKDGEDAMGSVWKQMTESRNQ comes from the coding sequence ATGAAAATAGTCACTATTGAACCGACACCAAGTCCAAATACGATGAAAATTGTGTTGGATACAGAGTTACCCTTTGGAAAAAGTTATACGTATACTTCAGAGTCGATAGAATCCTTTCCTGAACTAGCGCAGTTTATTTTATCTATAGATGGTGTGAAAAGTATCTTTCATGTAGCTGACTTTTTTGCAGTGGAACGAAATGCAAAAAAGGATTGGGAAACGATTATTCGTGAAATTCAGGAAGTGGAAAGAACGGATAAAAGTGAATCATCTTATAAGGAACAAGTAGACGAACACTTTGGAGAAGTTCAAGTTCATGTCCAGCAATTCAAGAACATTCCACTTCAAGTAAAAGTTTTCGACCAATCTTCAGAGCATCGAATCGGATTAGATCAGCGGTTTATCGAAGCGATGAATGAAGTACACGATCCTGAAGAAGAAAATTATTTACTCCAACGGCAGTGGAAAGATTTTGGAATACGATATGGCTCGAAGGAACAAATTGCGACTGAAGTAAAAGAAGAAATAGAAACGATTTATACAAGTGACAAACTTTCACAAATTATTCAATCCGTCCTGCAACCAAAAGAAGCGCAGGAAATGGAAAGAGTTAAAGTGACGATTGAAGACTTCAAACAAGATGAATGGAAAGAACGATTTCGTTTGTTAGATTCGATTAAAACGCCTGATATTTCGGATTTGGATTTACTGCAAATCGCGTTGCAGGATAATCAAATGGCGATACGACGCTTAGCAGTTGTTTATATTGGTATGCTATCAGACCCAAAAGTAGTTCCATTACTTGAATTAGCATTAAAAGATAAAAGTGCTGCAGTGAGAAGAACTGCAGGAGATTGTATGAGTGATATTGGATTTCCTGAGTTTGAAAAGGCTATGCAGCTAGCACTTTTTGATAAAAGCAAGATCGTTCGATGGAGAGCGGCCATGTTTTTATATGAAACTGGTACAGAAGATTCACTCCAATCATTAGAAAATGCAAAAAACGATGCAGAATATGAAGTGAAATTACAAGTTAGAATGGCACTCGCCCGAATTAAAGATGGGGAAGATGCGATGGGTTCTGTCTGGAAACAAATGACAGAATCACGAAATCAGTGA
- the msrB gene encoding peptide-methionine (R)-S-oxide reductase MsrB → MEENSKKLLTDMQYYVTQQNGTEPPFQNEYDAHFEEGIYVDVVSGKPLFHSKDKYDAGCGWPSFKRPIDDEEITEKFDTSHGMRRTEVRSKSADSHLGHVFPDGPGPNGLRYCINSAALRFIPKDRLKDEGYENYLVLFDRK, encoded by the coding sequence ATGGAAGAAAATTCAAAGAAATTACTAACGGACATGCAGTATTATGTAACCCAACAAAATGGTACAGAACCGCCTTTTCAAAATGAATATGATGCCCATTTTGAAGAAGGTATTTATGTAGATGTTGTTTCAGGAAAACCTCTTTTTCATTCAAAAGATAAGTATGATGCTGGCTGTGGTTGGCCAAGTTTTAAACGGCCAATTGATGACGAAGAAATTACAGAGAAATTTGATACTTCTCACGGTATGAGACGAACGGAAGTAAGAAGTAAATCTGCTGACTCTCATTTGGGACATGTATTTCCTGATGGACCAGGTCCGAATGGATTGCGTTATTGTATCAACTCTGCCGCGCTTCGATTCATTCCTAAAGACCGCTTAAAAGATGAGGGATATGAAAACTATTTAGTATTATTTGATAGAAAGTAG